One Candidatus Schekmanbacteria bacterium DNA segment encodes these proteins:
- the aroC gene encoding chorismate synthase, translated as MLRYLTAGESHGKLINAIIEGAPSGLPITGEEINLELRRRQMGYGRGGRMKIERDEVEITSGVRFGKTTGAPVSLLIRNRDWENWRTKMSIMPRNEEVQLLVHPRPGHADLAGGLKYLEHDLRNILERSSARETACRVAVGAVAKSLLNHFGVMVISHVTNIGGVEAKDLSRNPVELFRRAEHSEVRCADRKSSEKMKAAIDKAKENGDSLGGIFEIIVKNPLAGLGNTFHWDRKLDAKLAYAVMSIQAIKGVEIGAGFNSADMLGSAYHDEIFLRKPNQPHKGRNPWGGGFYRMTNNAGGIEGGITNGENIIIRAVMKPIPTLMKPLRSVDIKTRKPFKAAIERSDVCAVPAAAVVAEAVVAFEVANAFMEKLGGDSLMEMENNFKAYTEAILKYAGRE; from the coding sequence ATGTTGAGATACTTGACTGCAGGTGAATCGCACGGGAAACTTATAAACGCAATAATCGAAGGTGCTCCTTCGGGACTTCCAATTACAGGGGAGGAAATTAACCTGGAACTGCGCCGCCGCCAGATGGGCTATGGCAGAGGCGGCCGTATGAAGATAGAGAGGGATGAAGTTGAAATAACCTCGGGCGTGCGTTTCGGGAAAACAACAGGAGCACCGGTCTCGCTTCTCATAAGAAACCGGGACTGGGAAAACTGGCGAACCAAGATGTCTATTATGCCGCGCAACGAGGAGGTACAGCTTCTTGTCCATCCGCGTCCCGGGCATGCTGATCTTGCAGGCGGCTTGAAATATCTTGAGCATGATTTAAGAAATATCCTTGAGCGTTCAAGCGCGAGGGAGACTGCATGCCGCGTTGCAGTAGGAGCAGTAGCCAAAAGCCTGCTTAATCATTTTGGAGTTATGGTCATAAGTCACGTCACCAATATCGGCGGAGTAGAGGCAAAGGACCTGTCCCGTAATCCGGTTGAGCTTTTCCGCAGGGCTGAACATTCAGAAGTGCGCTGTGCAGACAGGAAATCTTCCGAGAAAATGAAAGCTGCCATAGACAAGGCAAAAGAGAATGGTGATTCCCTTGGAGGGATTTTCGAAATAATAGTAAAAAACCCGCTGGCAGGGCTTGGTAATACTTTCCATTGGGACAGAAAACTTGATGCAAAGCTTGCCTATGCGGTTATGAGCATTCAGGCAATAAAGGGGGTCGAGATTGGTGCAGGGTTTAACTCTGCTGATATGTTAGGTTCAGCTTACCATGATGAGATATTCTTAAGAAAACCTAACCAGCCTCACAAGGGAAGAAACCCATGGGGAGGAGGTTTTTACCGGATGACAAATAATGCAGGCGGTATAGAGGGAGGAATAACCAATGGAGAAAATATAATAATAAGAGCAGTAATGAAACCTATTCCTACCCTTATGAAGCCGCTCCGGTCAGTTGATATTAAGACAAGAAAGCCTTTTAAAGCAGCTATTGAAAGGTCTGATGTTTGCGCAGTCCCGGCAGCCGCTGTTGTTGCAGAGGCTGTTGTGGCATTTGAAGTGGCAAATGCCTTTATGGAAAAGTTAGGCGGAGACAGCTTGATGGAAATGGAAAATAATTTTAAAGCATATACAGAAGCCATATTAAAATACGCAGGGAGGGAATAG
- a CDS encoding Ig-like domain-containing protein encodes MNKKKKSIQFKISRSWLFCIGLFLSLMFFAGIVFAETAKSNDSKELFKKSKRISSVIYFVSDSDSIPADGETAATLTVLMENKKGKPLKGIKLGFTIASGEGTLSANTATTDNNGRATIELTSSTEGTVLVLVKTKNILPKKKKLLAISVTAVQTSNLVLSSDKTKLSADGTSTAKITALLRNEKNNPIIDATVEFATEKGIIPASATTDSNGMASVNLISENFNGNVVVTATYIDTTATVTIEFVSAGVINLVMTAVPGNITADGADASTITVTITDANGNPVAGETVDFRNALDNDGDGTISAGDTLDYGSLSPTTGTTDKDGVITTTLTSIVTGTIVVEASSSGTINNTTVNAVAAGEVKNVGLVSGSSSILVNGGSTAITATFSNITSGNAIFTTSLGNVSVNDVAIAPDGTASVTLIAGKLTGIAVVKVSYYDAITNSRIEGSINVTITSDTPASITVSATPDNVRAGSGQAVITALVKDADGNPVAGTEVGFTLDNKPGGTETLDTSMAVTDANGIASVNFIAGELTTPLFNGIKINAYVAKNTSVTSSTFLTISGEPFHVALVFNDFGTPLTENGDGTLSCPMAALVSDVHGNPVADGTLVSFGVATTQIVANEADIDVDINGDLDKLDKILLSSEDVNTNGILNSGEDLNGNRVIDTIEDINGNGVLDVNEDTNSNGVLDPGEDVNGNGILDIDEDINGNGRLDVNISASSIVTTSSETVDGVAVGDLRYGVNFVERFQVRLTAESGGVIDSDGQYLVLPRRDSDEGKNITNQSTFITWP; translated from the coding sequence ATGAATAAAAAGAAAAAAAGCATACAGTTCAAAATTTCGCGCTCATGGTTATTTTGTATAGGTTTGTTCCTCTCCTTGATGTTCTTTGCAGGAATAGTTTTTGCAGAAACAGCAAAGTCAAATGACAGCAAGGAACTTTTTAAAAAAAGCAAAAGGATATCTTCTGTAATCTATTTCGTGTCTGACAGTGACTCCATCCCTGCCGATGGTGAAACAGCTGCAACTCTTACAGTGCTCATGGAAAACAAGAAAGGAAAACCGCTCAAAGGTATAAAATTAGGATTTACCATAGCATCAGGAGAAGGAACGCTTTCTGCCAATACGGCAACTACCGACAATAACGGCAGGGCTACAATTGAGCTTACGAGCTCAACCGAAGGGACTGTTCTGGTGCTTGTCAAAACAAAAAATATTCTGCCAAAGAAGAAAAAATTATTAGCTATATCAGTAACGGCAGTCCAGACATCGAACCTGGTCCTTTCGTCAGATAAGACAAAACTGTCTGCTGATGGTACAAGCACAGCAAAAATCACCGCACTTCTAAGAAATGAAAAAAACAATCCAATAATTGATGCTACCGTAGAATTTGCAACGGAAAAGGGAATAATACCGGCTTCAGCGACAACAGATTCGAATGGAATGGCTTCGGTGAATTTAATAAGCGAGAACTTTAACGGCAATGTTGTAGTGACAGCGACATATATTGATACAACGGCAACTGTAACGATAGAGTTCGTATCAGCAGGAGTAATTAATCTTGTAATGACAGCGGTTCCCGGCAATATAACCGCAGATGGGGCTGATGCTTCAACAATTACCGTTACGATTACTGATGCAAACGGAAACCCTGTTGCCGGAGAAACTGTTGATTTCCGCAATGCTCTGGACAATGACGGTGACGGGACAATTTCTGCAGGTGACACTCTTGATTATGGAAGCCTGTCTCCAACTACAGGTACTACAGACAAAGATGGAGTGATTACTACGACACTGACATCAATTGTGACCGGTACAATAGTGGTCGAGGCGTCTAGCAGCGGGACAATAAATAATACTACTGTAAATGCAGTTGCAGCCGGCGAGGTAAAAAATGTAGGACTTGTGTCCGGCAGCAGTTCCATTCTGGTTAATGGCGGCTCTACAGCAATTACCGCTACATTTTCAAACATTACATCAGGGAATGCCATATTCACGACATCGCTGGGCAACGTCTCGGTAAATGATGTTGCAATTGCCCCGGACGGGACAGCCTCTGTAACTCTCATAGCAGGAAAACTTACAGGCATTGCAGTAGTGAAAGTCTCATACTACGATGCTATAACAAATAGCAGGATTGAGGGAAGCATTAATGTAACAATAACTTCAGACACACCTGCATCAATTACTGTCAGTGCAACCCCTGATAATGTACGTGCAGGTTCAGGGCAGGCGGTTATAACAGCATTGGTCAAGGATGCTGATGGCAATCCGGTTGCCGGGACTGAGGTTGGTTTCACTCTCGACAATAAACCCGGCGGAACAGAAACCCTCGACACATCAATGGCAGTTACAGATGCCAATGGAATTGCTTCGGTTAATTTTATAGCAGGAGAATTAACTACACCGCTTTTTAACGGGATTAAAATTAATGCTTATGTTGCTAAAAATACATCTGTTACTTCTTCTACATTCCTTACAATCTCAGGGGAGCCTTTCCATGTGGCATTGGTTTTTAACGATTTTGGGACACCTCTTACTGAAAATGGCGACGGTACATTATCCTGTCCCATGGCTGCACTTGTAAGTGATGTGCATGGAAACCCGGTGGCCGACGGCACGCTTGTATCATTTGGAGTTGCTACAACACAGATTGTGGCAAACGAAGCTGACATAGATGTTGATATCAATGGTGATCTCGATAAATTAGATAAGATTTTGCTTTCTTCTGAAGATGTCAACACAAATGGAATACTTAACTCCGGCGAAGACCTTAATGGCAACAGGGTGATAGATACAATAGAAGATATTAACGGTAATGGTGTTCTCGATGTTAATGAAGACACAAATAGTAATGGTGTCCTTGATCCGGGAGAAGATGTAAATGGAAATGGTATCCTTGACATTGATGAGGATATAAACGGCAATGGACGTTTGGATGTCAATATATCTGCTTCCTCGATAGTTACAACATCATCCGAGACAGTTGACGGAGTGGCAGTTGGCGACCTTCGTTATGGGGTAAACTTTGTTGAAAGGTTCCAGGTAAGGCTTACTGCCGAAAGCGGAGGAGTTATCGACAGCGATGGTCAGTATCTTGTTCTTCCGCGAAGAGATTCTGATGAAGGAAAGAATATAACCAATCAGAGTACTTTTATTACATGGCCGTAA
- the pilQ gene encoding type IV pilus secretin PilQ, which produces MGLKKIKCLRLFLFVFIGCIVLSGCSTGTKNEINKQEPGVSAEPLRSETLVEGINFINTTADTIITLKVSKPVEYSSYLLSDPVRIVLEVTDSRLSPGVPEMTSVNGAVVTGVTLKEEEGMTKIVKAEIELLKNAERKIESNGNFITITIKNPQGDENEAVEAEASGSESDVKKIKEALMGNEEGKKSLTTEISREKEYARAKPAGFSGDKISLDLQNADVEDVIRLIAEISGMNFVIEEGVRGKINIKLDNTPWDQALDLVLKINTPQLVLVKDEGIYRVMTLDKSKRIRKEKAEEAVVRKEEKEAEEAVQPLITKTIRLSYAKAKTIEPVVKNFMSSRVKTDALLTTDERTNSLIIKDIIPSVEQIENVIRQLDRPTPEVEILAKIVEIDEGFDRALGIQWGANLVKSPATGNATGHEFPNSINLSGIVGDENNPSQSGKDFLVNLPIADKTSGLGLILGNVNNTFNLEVQLSALESQNKVKLLNNPKLLVVDNEKAKIQVGNQLPSVIIDEQGKQSIEWKDIGIILEVTPQITADGSIFMDVSLEKSRQGSNVQIQTGQHYSIVKTESQTKVLIKSGETAVIGGLTEKTDDTSSSRTPFLSKVPLIGNFFKNRTTSQSSSEILIFLTPRIVEAYMQ; this is translated from the coding sequence ATGGGATTAAAAAAAATAAAATGTTTAAGGTTGTTCTTATTTGTTTTCATAGGTTGTATTGTTTTATCTGGTTGTAGTACCGGGACAAAAAATGAAATAAACAAACAGGAACCCGGTGTTTCCGCTGAACCACTGAGGTCAGAAACTCTTGTGGAAGGTATTAATTTTATCAACACTACAGCTGATACAATTATAACGTTAAAAGTTTCAAAACCTGTGGAGTATAGTTCCTATCTTCTTTCTGATCCTGTCCGTATAGTTCTTGAAGTTACAGATTCACGCCTTTCTCCGGGCGTACCTGAAATGACATCTGTAAATGGCGCGGTTGTTACAGGTGTTACGCTTAAAGAAGAAGAAGGTATGACAAAAATAGTGAAGGCTGAAATAGAACTTTTAAAGAATGCGGAAAGAAAAATAGAATCAAACGGAAACTTTATAACCATAACGATAAAAAATCCCCAGGGAGATGAAAATGAGGCAGTGGAAGCTGAAGCTTCGGGATCTGAATCAGATGTAAAGAAAATCAAAGAAGCTCTAATGGGAAATGAAGAGGGGAAAAAATCCCTTACAACTGAAATAAGCCGTGAAAAAGAATATGCCAGAGCTAAACCAGCCGGTTTTTCAGGGGATAAGATATCGCTTGATCTGCAGAATGCAGATGTTGAAGATGTAATAAGGCTAATTGCGGAAATAAGCGGTATGAATTTTGTAATAGAAGAAGGAGTAAGGGGAAAAATAAATATCAAGCTCGACAACACACCCTGGGACCAGGCGCTTGATCTGGTTCTTAAGATAAATACACCGCAGCTTGTCCTCGTTAAAGATGAGGGAATCTACAGGGTAATGACTTTGGATAAAAGCAAAAGGATAAGGAAGGAGAAAGCTGAAGAAGCTGTTGTGCGCAAAGAGGAAAAGGAAGCTGAGGAAGCTGTTCAGCCTCTTATTACAAAGACTATAAGGCTGAGCTATGCCAAGGCTAAAACAATAGAGCCGGTCGTTAAAAACTTCATGTCCAGCAGGGTTAAAACTGATGCGCTTTTGACAACAGACGAGAGGACCAATTCCCTCATAATAAAGGATATAATTCCAAGTGTGGAGCAGATAGAAAATGTAATTCGCCAGCTTGACAGACCCACACCTGAGGTTGAGATCTTAGCTAAGATCGTTGAAATAGATGAAGGTTTTGACAGAGCTCTTGGAATCCAGTGGGGAGCAAATCTTGTAAAGAGCCCGGCTACCGGCAATGCTACAGGACATGAATTCCCGAACAGCATCAATCTTTCCGGAATAGTGGGCGACGAGAATAATCCTTCCCAATCAGGCAAGGATTTTCTTGTTAATCTGCCTATCGCGGACAAGACAAGCGGCCTTGGGCTCATACTCGGCAATGTGAACAACACATTTAACCTTGAGGTTCAGTTGTCTGCCCTTGAAAGCCAGAACAAGGTAAAACTTCTTAATAACCCGAAGCTTCTTGTTGTTGATAATGAAAAAGCAAAAATTCAGGTAGGTAACCAACTCCCGTCGGTAATAATCGATGAACAGGGAAAGCAGAGCATAGAGTGGAAGGATATAGGAATAATCCTGGAGGTAACGCCGCAGATTACTGCCGACGGCTCTATATTCATGGATGTAAGCCTTGAGAAGTCCCGACAGGGTTCGAATGTACAGATACAGACCGGGCAGCATTATTCAATAGTAAAGACAGAATCGCAGACAAAGGTTTTAATAAAGAGCGGTGAAACAGCAGTTATAGGCGGACTCACAGAAAAGACAGATGATACGTCAAGCAGCAGGACACCTTTTCTCTCAAAGGTTCCTCTTATAGGGAATTTCTTTAAAAACAGGACAACATCGCAGTCAAGTTCTGAAATACTTATATTCCTCACACCGCGCATAGTTGAGGCGTATATGCAATAA